In Mytilus edulis chromosome 8, xbMytEdul2.2, whole genome shotgun sequence, the genomic window ATTTCTAACTAACGTCACCGACGTTATATTACAAGGGGAAAACTAGCTTCTTATGTCGCaaagggggaaaaggggggtgggggggggggccTGATCCTCGTTTCCCCCCTATAACGCTGAGAGGGAAAGTTGGATTATGCCAATTTTTCCGGGGGGAAATATCGGATCGATCCAGATTTTCCCCCCGGAAAACttggcatgggggaagaatggctatagcTAAGACACCCATAGGACACCGGCACACAGTGACACCGAAATTTGATAGGCATCatataagagagggacgaaagataccaaagggacagtcaaactcataaatctaaaacaaactgacaacgccatggctaaaaatgaaaaagacaaacagaaaaacaatagtacacatgacacaacatagaaaactaaagaataaacaacacgaaccccaccaaaaactaggggtgatctcaggtgctccggaagggtaagcagattctgctccacatgtgttgcttatgtgattacaaatccggtaaatagtctaattcggtaggtcacattcatgtgTTATGTATATGTATTGTATGGTCGTATGTGTTTTGTAGTTTAGTGgtgagagttgtgtccctttgtaTGATGCTGATGCATATTTTTCATGTGATGTTATCTGTCTCTTTGAAATAAACGTGCTATGGAAATAGATGTGTTTTTATTGCTCTTAAGCAAATATAACTTTAGCGGCATGGGGAGGCAAGTATATATCCCCCCATGTACGTAAtacatgaaagggaaggggattgtagttacgacgtaaggaacatatccgatatcatttgtgaaacggttattccataacggtcaaccaactcgtgatggcgtccgtaaaatttacgaagggatgatttcaacttcaccatttggaactcttggtttaatagcttccttgtgagcagtaaccctctgcTGCAAGATTAATGATATAAGTTTAAGTGAAATGTTGTACATGAAAGCCTTTATATATTTACTGTTTATAAGTGTATTATTTCAGAAGAATATAGAAGAaagcatttaaattttaaaatgatattgcattaaaaattgtatcATGGAAAAATGAAGGCCGAAATGATATCTTGGGCCGAAATATTGAGGACAGAAATTTAGTTGATTTGCGCATGTCTCTTCCTTTTTCTTCCGGTCAGAAATCAGAAAGGTTGTTGCACGTGTTTGTCGgaatattttttccatttttaccCTTTTAAGCCGTTTTGTTTTGTCAATAAATATTCACTTCGACAAATATTTATCACATTTATACAAATGctaaatgtatatcacaaaaaaatccTATGTTCTACAGGATAGGAACGATTTTTTTCTTCGCTTTGGCTTTGACCACATGCAATTATCACATTATGTTTGAAGTACATTGTACTAATTTCAAAAATGTCATTGCAATATTTCCATTTGGAATTTGATTAAATCCTTTTAATATAGAATTTTTAAAGTTTTCGTATTGAGCTGTTGTGTTCATTAAATCGGTTAGCCCAATAGCTGTGGAACTGTAGTTCTTACTCTTAGGGGCTTGCGTTATATTCTAGTAAcaacaaattaagaaaaaatatcaaaatttaccCTCTTAGAAATTGCCTTCCCCCTTTCAAAGCTTACTGATTGTGTCATATGTTCACAGGTACCTGTGTAATCAGAATCTTCTATAAATTTTATATGAAGTAgacaaaatggtaaaatataaaaaaaaatttggtctatggcaacaatctgcatatTTGTGTTAAAAATTGCAAAAAGGGTGAAAAAGACGTCTCATATTTCCCAAAATATTTACCagaagtagaatttcaatccatagcttttctgaaactgtttaggccgagaaaaaaaagatcgatgtttccggtaacccgaccgaccctgttttttagccctGACCCTAACTTTTTTCttggatcttcaaaaaaaaaaaaaaaaattgtatcatccgaccccgtttttgacacaggcttctgatagatgacataatattttttctctcttgcttctacttgcatagaaagccagtaaaacattttattaatgtcaaaaggtattccaaaaaggttaaaatccaagaaatttgcacagcaggtgcttcaaaaacattgcaaatggcacacttccgggttttgaaactaattacggatccgcacttggaaaaaccatgataattttccggatttcatttacaatgtcaaaaaaaaaaaaaaaaaaaaaaaaaaaagaattccgacctaccgaccctatttttcaaaatgatgttaccggaaacacatatttttttttttaggccttacatatatacatttgtatccaTCAAGAAATCACTCAAAATTATGTCTCGTCTCATTTTTTTCGGGGGTATAATTGCATattcttataaaccatctttgattGCTCAAAATTTAGTACTCCACTGtctaaaaattaatttgattgcacaataactattatatttgaaaaatccatcAGGCCGAAATGCGAACACCAAACCTTATTGTGATCTTTGCTcaatcagtttatttttgacaaaaatgagatgaaacataaaactcgaaataaaaaaatttgaGCTAACCACAGAAAAATTGTTCAAGGCATGTTTATACATCTCAAAACTTTTTGTGGGattgcgatttttttttctttttcttaaacaagtaaatttttgagaaaattaagggtgagatttttcaaacattaaaattacttatgcatttatattttatttacttcttcaagtGAATAAAGATTTCTTGTTCAAGTAcaaatatcatatcatattttttttattcactaCAATATAAACTTGGTGTGACTGACACTGAGACTATGATTTGAATTTTGGCACacaattttttccaaattttactaTCAGTGATTTTGATCACTTTTGAATTAATTGTTGAAGATTCTCAATAGACATTAGCTGgaagttaaaaattgaaaaaaaataacactagaaattttaaatttgtagaaaaaatgaTGACTTTTGAGCCTGATCTTTTTTGTTTCTGCTTTTAATTTAGATTGTGACTGTTCATTAATTTACTTTTTGAGCCATAATCACTTACCCTTAACTTTGATGGCGgtgttaaaattatttacaaaatttatataatgaattaaaaatgtgcagatgatttaaaaaaaaaaatgtttcctacAAGCTTTAAAAATTGGTTCGATTACTGCAGAGAAAATGCTTTGATATCTGTATTTTACTAATATAAGATTAACTTGGATTTTAGCAGTCCATGTTAACTTTTACACAGCAGTCACATGATTCTCTCTAACCATGATTAAAGTTTTTCAGTACATGATTATATGATCCATGGCAatccatacatgtatatataataatttattatcTGGTATTTGTAGACTTCATCATGACCAACACAAAGGGTTATAGGCGTGGTACACGTTATATGTTCTCAAGACCATTCAAGAAGCATGGTGTTATTCCACTGTCTACGTACATGAAAATATACAAACGAGGAGACATCGTCGATATTAAGGtttgttattattaaaaaaagGATACCATTAAAGAAGCAAGTAACAATAGGCACTGATTATACTAGTTGAGTGTTGAAAGTATATCTAATAAAGTGGCCCAGCCGAATTTTATTTCTGTCCAACCTTCTAGTGGCTAACTGGGTTGTCTAAAGATATAGTTTGTTAAATAATGAATATTAGATGGTGACAAAGGAGAAAATTTAAATTGAATAACTACAATGgggccaaaataaaaagattgtatgtttgcccaaacgcgaccgacccaaaataaacccgccgactcaaattctttttttgacgttttttggaagaattttttttttctgattttttttgggtccgctccgtcatcgtacaaaacttaatgtttgtcgtctttgcgtttgaaagtaattgtgaataagattaaaagaaagcgtataagagacgcagttaatcgatattcgatgttctctgtatttatcttctgatttaacgaacgtaaagaagtaaaacaagtgaagtggcacagtttttttacgctgtagttgtttgtactaccaaacccttacctatatgctcaatgttaatttcatcgtgttatcgaatatctgataagaatattcaggtagatttgttcaaaaccatgtgcaatcgaatattttcaatgttattctgacaggaaatggatccggaagttgcgaatttacaatcttgcaagaagattttgtttttactgaataaaaaggaattatttcttgttaaattgttgtctttaattataatcttcctttatcatgtaaattagatgtccttttattcaaatagttcaaatttacaagtctcattagacagtcagtacgttgctgtttgggagaatttgTTAAAACTATAATTGCTCACAGAATCGGAAATAAATCTTAACTGAATGtaactccttctgaataatttattgcaatataaatataaatcccttttgacaagagaaatctgacttttgtcaaatatttgttcacatgtgcaaaagtaaaaacatgttatggacgccatattggatttttatacaatttgtgaGGAAGCCcctagaaccatgacctaaaaataaagtcttcagaaaacgttaactttatgcaattacattttatcaataatgattattttcaaaaatttaaacttgattatttaaagaaataaaattataaaaatacgtttttagtttggagattctacagaacatgctttgatctatttatagccaaattagtttacctgtgtgataatgtaaaatataaatttgttttcaaaacataaaaaagacacaaactaaggatggtagataataattcatataaatattttaggacatttaatctattttaatagaaataggatttaaaaactgcaaactaatttaatcattacataatcagcttaatttttttttacacaaacatcgtgttgatagaactgttgaaaatcacttaACGAATCCAACAGCCCTTTCACACAGTCAGCAATTGTCAGGGTTATAAACATCTCAGGAAACAAATCATATAGTAgactaatttatttatagaggttttaaattcatggctATTGGTTGTCTCTACAAAGGTTTGACAGAGAAAAAAAGATAtactgttttaagatcttttaatattttcatgcaaattaggataaaaaaaaaaaaaaagaatttgcctacctacctacccacacccagtcatcatgggtcgggtttgggcaaactgaaatatttttaattgtggcctggATGGATGAATGGAACCCTTTGAATATCAAGGTTTACCAATTTATATCATGTCTcattatttttgatgaaaaaaaataaaattgcacaGGTTTATTTTGaatgtcaaatttaaaattaattcaaCATGTTTAATTTATGCTTAGTCAGACTTGAGTTTTCTTCAAATCTTTATCCATCAATTTGAAACATTTATAACTAATGTATGCATTAATTTCAGGGTCATGGTGCAGTGCAAAAGGGTATGCCCCACAAAATATACCATGGTAAAACTGGTCGTATCTTCAATGTTACACCTCATGCTGTCGGTGTTGTTGTAAACAAAAGAGTACGGTAAGTCTACTTACATGTGACCCAGATGTGTGACCACTGGTCATTGTAGGCTTCACAtccattatttaatatttacattgtatGTCTACTATCTTTAGTTTTCTCAAGAGCCTATTAAGtggtgaaaattataattttatatactgAGTATACAAATGTAACATGACAGGTCAAGCTACTTTCGATAATATGGGGGGAAAAAGAGattaaagtcacaaaaatactgaactcaggaaaattcaaaacagaaagtccctaatcaaatgggaaaatcaaaagctcaaacacatcatacgaatggataacaactgtcatattcctgacttagtacaggcactTTCTTATGTAGGAAATATTGGTTTAACTAAGGAGTGTTTCATACTTGATTTGCTGATTTTAGCAATGTtcttatattttgaatattggaccataatacATAAATGCTCAACTTCAAAATTTTTagttctttgaccacatttaatTTGTGTCACAAACCCATGCTGAATCAAATATccaatcacaattcaaattcaaggATTTTGGTAAataagttttgagcgggaaatacaaatataagatttgaacgaataaaataaaattaaatattgctgggaattcaaataaaagattttcagttGGAACAAATTTATAGGGTTGGTCGGTAAAGGGCaatcaaacaatatttaaatttaagcCTGAACTAATAAAAATTGACGTTAAAATTCCAATTATTTTCAGAGAACGAATTCTACCCAAGAGAATCAATGTAAGAATTGAGCACATCAAGCACTCAAACTGCAGATTGGATTTCTTGAAGAGAGTCCAAGAAAATGGTGAAAAGAAGAAGGAAGCCAAGGCTCAGGGTGTCAGATTCAACCTCAAAAGACAGGTAGGTCAAGGGTTAGAGGCATAACAATGACCTCATATATCTTTAAAACAGCAGAACAGAACATCATGCAGGGGTTTGATTTCCACCCAGGGCAAACCAAAACTTGAAATTGGCTTTTACTTTTAACTGCACAGCATTTTGAAGTAATAACAAAAAGGAGTTGTCTTAGGAGCCAGAGTCATATTAGAATCACATCAGCATGTAGATATACTGAAGGTCTTTTAACTGTAAACAGAGGCATTTCAAATCTTGTGATTATTCTGTGCTgatttgattaattgttggttccTGAATTAATTTGTCCCAAGTATTTCCTGATTTATAAGGACAAGTTTTACAATAAATTAGTTAGGTTGGGTCACTAAGGATGATGTGAAAAATTGGATAGCTACTTCAAATTTCTAATCCAGTTTGGGGgaatttgtttgtaaaatttatatttgtaagaAGGGGCACAGATGATCATGTCTGggaaaaaattacaattttgcaAGTGctatgtatatatatgaaaaagcCTTTCTTTGGTATatatgattaaattttttttatgtaatggcTCTTCATGTACAGTCCTGATAATTGTCTCAAAGTTTATATTGCATGTGCTTGTATTGACCCTTGTGTATCTGTAATTTCATACGATATTTCAGTTGTATATTAGTATCACTTCCTTGTCAGTGTCATCCAAAGAcattggtttctggacaataactttagtatcagtaaatagaaatctttaaaatttatacacaaggtttataatcacaaaaggaaggtttggattgatttttggagctatggtcccaacagtttaggaaaaagggcccaaataagcatttttctagtttttagaCAATAATTGTTGAACAGTGTATGGATCTGTCTGAAATTATACCATTAGTTTCaacaaacaacattttaacttttcttcatttaattgtgcttgttttgtttctttttcagcCCAAACAACCAATGGGAGCCAGATTTGTGAGGACAAAATATAACAAGCCACAGATCTTAGAACCTATACCCTATGAATTTATTGCATAAGGACTTATAATAAAGTGGTCTGAGATGATATTGGTTCATTATCTGTGTCTTTCtaatatgaaattttgaaacaGCATATGCAATGCTATAAAAGTTTTGCAAAcggaaaaaaaattgttaagacCCCGGCTACCAGtttgtttattacttttaaataCGAGTAGGTAAATGCTTAGCACGACAATGCCtgcattttgttttaactttGAACAATTGAATAGAACAATACTCATGATTTAACCATTTAAATGTTCAGAGGATTAAACTTTCAACAACAAAGGTTTCTATATAGTAATGCCTAGAGAACAAGTCAAAATACATTATTATCATATTATTGTGAAtgtttttataaagatatctGTTAAAGTCGCCTATCGACAAATTCAAAGAGATCTTTAGGTTTGCATATCTGTCTGTCCATCGGTCCACCAAATCAGTTTTCCAAACTTTTTTTCTttgtgcttgaagatattgatttgatatttggtgtacaGCTGGTGAATCATGACAAGTTACTGataaagttcaaattttgttcatctgatgattttgtgcagagttatggtccttgaacTTTACTTAGAATATTGACTCGAATACTCAATttccaaattttatttgttatgctAGAAGAAATAGATTTGATAATTAGTTTAAAGTTTTAGTATGACAAGTTActgatcaagttcaaattttgtcaTTGTCTGATGATTTTGCGCAGAGCTAAAAATGTATGGTCCTTGAACTCGCTCTGACACTCAAATTGTTTTGGTTGAATATCTAGATATTGACTTTATAATAGTTATATAGTTTTACACAATGACACAATGACATCTAAAGatcaagttatcattttgttgaAGTTCAATGAATTTTGAACTGGTAGGCGACTATTTATTACCAGGCAATACCGTACTCAGAGAAtgctattttaaatgttttaattgtgCTTTGCTTTGACGAGCTAAATAGATGCTGGTACTGGTGTAGCAGTATTTAAACTTAAAATAGaagaataaggagatgttgtacgattgacaatgaaacaaatatccaccaaagtttaaatgaagtggatgtaagcaaatgttcggcctttaacaatgataaaaacaCATAACCTATTGTGTCCTGTATTAGGCTTacacaatgaaaatatgaaaccattcaatttagaaaaataatggTCAAATTATAaccatttaatacaaaaaaatacaagacaCCTGAACCAATGGGACTATAGGACAGGCACTTAAAGAATGTGTCGGGGTTTAATATGTTTGTGAGCGCTAAACCCTCTCATAACCTTGGACCGTGTTCagagtggtgtaacagtacaacataaaacaaacactaAAAATCAATTAGAACATGAATGTGTCCATAGCACACGGATGCCCCATTAGTAAgcactttcattttatatgttcaatgAACACTGAAACTGGGATCGAaacttaatttggcattaaaattagaaagatcatatcatagggaacatgtgaacttagtttcaagttgattggatctAAACTTCATCAAAACCATAATGCCAGTAaaaggggcataaaaatgttttgaataacAAAGTTTGCTAAGTTCTGCACTATTTCTGAAAGATATAATGTCAcaaattataggtcaaagtgacTAATATTTGCAAGTTAATGCTATACTCCCAAGATACCTTTCACTAAAAATtaattcagctggccccttaaatttttgtatactagtacagtgataatggacgtcatattaaactccaaattatacacaagaaactaaatttaaaaatcaagcaagactaacaaaggccagaggctcccgacttgggacaggcgcaaaattacgGCGGGGTTAATATAAAAAAGCAGATATGgtatgagacaactgtccacaagagaccaaaatgacagacattaacaactataggtcaccgtacggccttcaacaatgagcaaaacccataccgcatagtcagctataaaaggccccgataagacgatgtaaaacaattcaaacgagaaaactaacggccttatttatttatataaaaaaaaatgaatgaaaaacaaatatgtaacacacaaacaaacgacaaccactgaattacaggctcctgacttaggacaggcacatacataaataatgtggcggggttaaacatgtttatgagatctcaaccctccccctatacctctagcaaaagtagaaaagtaaacgcttaacaatacgcacattaaaattcagttcaagagaagtccgatgtcagaagatgtaacaaaataaaatgacaataatacataaataacaacacacTACTAGCAGTTTacttacatgccagctccagacctcaattaaactgattgaaagatgaatatgaatatcaggcacaatccctcacCTGAAGTGGTGATTGTACGGTAGGGTATCATAGGGAACAtacgtactaagtttcaagttgattggacttcaacttcattaaaaactaccttgaccaaaaagttTAACCTGGAGCGGAACTAACAAACGGACAGACGAAATCACAGACCAGAAGACATAATTCCCCTCTACTATAATAGGTGGGGCAAAATGAAAAGGCTTAATTCGTCAGATCGAAGCAGAGAAATACCTTTACCAAGGTAAGCAAAACACTGTGGACCGGTTCTTTTACaccccaaaattaaaaaaagattgaaGTACAAATCTGAGAGTTATCACAGTTACTGAACTATCTCAAAGCCAATAACTATTAGTTTAAAAAATCTTGTATCTAGCACTCAACCAACAAACGATAGATTTAGTGC contains:
- the LOC139484726 gene encoding large ribosomal subunit protein eL21-like — protein: MTNTKGYRRGTRYMFSRPFKKHGVIPLSTYMKIYKRGDIVDIKGHGAVQKGMPHKIYHGKTGRIFNVTPHAVGVVVNKRVRERILPKRINVRIEHIKHSNCRLDFLKRVQENGEKKKEAKAQGVRFNLKRQPKQPMGARFVRTKYNKPQILEPIPYEFIA